DNA sequence from the Deinococcus depolymerans genome:
CGTCGCAGCGGTCCGGGACGGGCTGGTGGTAGCCGCACTGGTGGCAGGTGAGCTGCCGGGTGTCCTGGTGAAAGCGCAGCGGCACGTCGCAGTGGCGGCACTGGGGGGTGTGTTCGCAGGTGGGGCAGCGCAGCAGGGCGCTGTACCCGCGCCGGGGCGCGAGCAGCGCCGCCTGACGGCCGCGTTCCTGCACCTGCCGCAGCACCCGGGCGAGGTCGTGGCTGATGGGGTAGCCCATGTCGGCGGGCGCGAGGTGCGTGCCGGACAGCGGCCCGATCTGGGGTTGCTCGGGCGGGTTGGCGTAGTCCACGACATGCACGCGGGCGCGGGGGGGTGGGAGGACCGCGCCGGGGTGCGGGACGCTCTCGGCGGCGGGCGCGGCCCCCACGAGGGCGAGGGCGGCGTCGTGTGCGGTGGCGAGGCGGGCGGCCACGTCGGGCAGGAAGGCGCGGCTGCCGCTCAGGAGTTTGTGGGCGTCGCTGGCCTCCTCCAGCACGACGATCAGCGCGGGGTCGTGCAGCGGCGCGGTCAGGGCGTGCCCGCTGCCGATGACCAGCCGCGCGTGCCCGCCCTGCACGAGCTGCCAGGTGTGCTCGCGTTGCGCCTCGCTCAGCTGGCCGCTGATCTGCGCGGCGTGCGTGCCGCAGGTGCGGGCCAGGCCGCTCAGGTGCTCCCAGCTGCGCCGCAGCGTGGCGGCGTCGGGGGCGAGGACCAGCACGCCGCGACCCTGTCGCAGCAGCCGCCCGATGCGGGGGGCCAGGGTGGCGGCGCGGGTGGCGGGGCGGCCACCGTGCAGCCGCCAGACGGGCGCTTCGGGCAGCCGGTCGGGCCGGTCCGGGTCGGGCGCGGCGGCGGCGGGTTCCGGCAGGGCGGGGGGCGGGGCGGGCACCTGCACGGTGTCGGCCCAGCCGCGCAGGGCGAGCGTGCCGGCCTGCGTGCCGCTCAGGGGAATCCCGGCGGCGCTGGCCCCGGCGGCCCAGGCGGCGTAACTGTCGGCCGGGCCGTGGTCGCGCAGCCACTCCCACGCGGGCGGCGGGGGCCGTTCGGTGCTGGTGTACTCGGCGGCCCCGGCGTTCAGGGCGGCGGTCACGACCCCGGCGCTGACCCCGGCGCCCCTGGCCCAGGCGCTCAGGGTGTCGCAGGGGCCGTGCTGAGCGAGCCACGCGGCGGCCTGCGCCTGCCGGGGCGTCAGCGTCGGTATCTGGGTGGGGGCGGGCCTGACGGCGCGCAGGACGGTGGCCGTGCGGCTGGCGGGCGGGACGTGTTCGGGCGCGCGAGCCTCGACCACGCTGATCAGTCGGGGCTGCGGCGTGAAGCGTTCCTCCAGCAGGCCCTGCTCGCGGATGGCGTCCAGCAGGGCGGGCGCGAAGGCCCCGGCGTCCGTCCAGCGGTCGGTGGGCACGCGCCGCGCGAAGGCGCTCAGGTCGCTGCCCGGCACGGCGCGGACCATGTGGGTGTACGCGGCCGTCCAGCCGACGCCCAGCAGGTCGCCCCAGATCAGCCCGGCGGGAATGCGGGCGTCGTGCGCCCAGCCCTGCACGCCCGTCACGGTCGCGGGCGGCACCCACGGCCGGGCCGGGTCGTCGAGCAGGTGCGCGGCTTCCCGCAGGCGGTGGGCGGCGCGCGGGTCGCCCTCGCCCACCACGAGGCCCACGACCAGTTCGCCGCGCCACGGCACCAGCACCCGGCAGCCCAGCGGGACCGGCCCGGTGAAGCCGTGCGGCGCGCCGAAATCGTACGGGGGAACCGGGAGGTTCACGGCCACCTGCCACGGGCTCGGGGAGGGGGAGGCGGGCGGCGTCACGCGCCCCAGGCTAGCGCGCCCCGGCCGGCCGCTTCCGTGACCTGCGCCGTCCATGACCGGCACCCGCGCGCGGTGGGGTCGGGGCGCAGTCTGGGTGTGGTGGGGGGCTGCGCGGCGCCCGGACGCTACCCTCCGGGGGTGACGCCGCTTCCTGCCCGCTCCGCTCCCGCCCCGGTGAACGTACGGACCGGCCTGCTGCTGGGCGTGACCTCGGCCCTGACGTTCAGCACGCTGGGCGTCTGGGGCAAACTGGCCGCACAGACGGGCCTGGAGTCCTTCAATGCGCTGGCGTGGCGCTTCGGGCTGGTCGCCCTGCTGCTGCTGCCCGTCACCTCGCGCGGGCTGCGCCGCGCCGACCGCCTGCGGATGCTGGGCGTGGGCACGCTGTACACGGCCGCGACCATCTGTTATTTCGGGGCGCTGGGGCGCGTCACGGCGGGCGCCACGGGCCTGCTGCTGTACCTCGCGCCGGCCTTCGTGATCCTGCTGGCGTGGCTGTCGGGCCGTGCGCCGCGCGCCGCGCAACTGGGCGCCGTGACGCTCGGCTCGGCCGGGCTGGCGCTGGTGATCGGCCTGCCCGGCCCGGCCGACCGGGACCCGGCGGGCCTGCTGCTGGGCGCGGGGGCGGGCGTGCTGTACGCCGCGTACCTGCTGGCCAGCGAGCGGTGGCTGGCGGGCGTCCCGGCGCTGGCCGCCACGGCGCACATGGCGCTGGTGGCGGCGCTGGTGTTCACGGGACTGGCCGCGAGCGGCGGGACGCTGGGCGTGCCGGACACCGGGGCGCAGTGGGGCGTGATCGCGGCCATGGCGCTGCTGCCCACCCTGGTCGCCGTGCCTGCGCTGTACGGCGCGGTGCGGCACCTGGGCGCGGCGCGCACCAGTCTGCTGGGCACGCTGGAGCCGCTGTTCACGCTGATCCTGGCAGGCGCGGTGCTGGGCGAGCAGCCGGGACCGGGCGTGGTGCTGGGCGGCGCACTGATCCTGGCGGGCGCGCTGCTGGCGCAGTGGCCGGCCCGTCCGGCCGCCTGATCATACGGACTCCGATGGAATGGCTTGCAAAGCCGTTCAATCCGAACGGACTCGTAGAGCTGCGCAGCAGAGCGAGCAGGAGAGAAACGGGTTCCGGGCTGGCAACACCACAGACGGCAGTCCGTACCAGCCGCGGCCGGACAGGCGGGAGGGGCGGGTCAGCGGTCGTCGCTGAGCGTGACGGTCAGCGGGGCGCGGCTGGGTTGCCCGGCGAGCGGGCCGCTGGCCCCCACGACGCGCAGGCCGCCGCTGTCGCCGCTGCTGGCCGGGAGTTGCAGGCGCAGCAGGCGGGTGCGGCCGCCCTGCACGGCCAGGACACTGACCTTCAGTTCTCCGGCGCGGACGCAGCGGGCGTTCATGGGGCAGCGGCTGTCCTGGGCGCGCAGCAGCGTGACGGTCGCGTCGCCCAGGCGGGCGGTCTGGCCGGGCGTGAGGGTGACGGTGGCGGCCTGCGCGGTTCCCAGGGCAGCGCTGCTGGCGGTCAGGACGAACAGGAGGCGGGTCAGCAACTTGGTCATGCCACCCACTGTGCCGCGCGAAGCTGAGCGCCGGCTGACCGGGGGCCTCCCCGTTCTTGCCGGCGCGGCGCGGCGGATCAGCCGGTCAGGGGGGTGTCGCCGTGATCGCCGCCGTGGTGGCCGCAGTCGGCCAGGGCGCGGAAGCTGGCGGCCTTGCTGCCCAGGCCCATCTGGTCGTAGCAGCCGGCGAGTTTCAGCGCGAAGAACTCCACGGCGCGGCAGTCCTCGCGGCGTTCGGCGACTTCCAGGCAGGTGCGGTAGTGCAGCACGGCGAGGTGGTACTGGGCGCTCCGGGCAGCGTGCTCGGCACGGCAGTGGCTCATGCGGAGGGACACGATGTCACTCTGGGCGCTGGTCACGGCGGTCATGGCAGGAGTGTAGCCATGACCGGCTGTGAATGAATGAAAGATGAATCAGGTTTGACGGCACAAAACGTGCGTCTATAACGATGTTTTCCGCTCTGTGCGAAATGAGGGGCGGTGATTTTATGCAGCCCCCCGGTCGCGGGCCGGGCCTACACCAGCCGGGCGCGGACGCCAAGGGTGCTGAGGTTCACGTCGGTCAGCTGCACCTGCAGTTCGGTGTTCAGCGGGGCGGGCGTGCTGGTGGTCAGGTCGAAGGCCAGATCCGGGATCAGCAGGGTCGCCTGCGGGCCGCGCCGGTCCACGACCACGGCGTTCCACACGCGCTCGGGCTGCGCGGCGATGAAGCGCAGGGTGTGGTGGCGGCGGCTCAGGCGTTCGGCCTGCCGGGTGCCGTCGGCGTTCAGGCCGGCCTGCGCCACGCGCGCGGCGACCTCCTTGCCGCCCAGCGGGTCGCGTCCGGCGAGGTGGGCGCGCAGCTGCTGGTGCACCACGAGGTCCAGGTAGCGGCGCATGGGGCTGGTCGCCTGGGTGTACAGGTCCAGGCCCATCCCGGCGTGCGGGCCGGGTGCCGGCTGGAAGCGGGTGCGCGACAGCGTGCGCCGCCGCGCCCACTCGGCGCTCAGGCCGCTGCCGCGCACCTCGCGCTGGGGGGGGTCCTGCGTGGCGAACGGCAGCGGGATGGCGTGGTCGTCGGCGTAGATGGCGGCGCCCCAGCCGGCCAGGGTCATGCATTCCTGCACCACGGCGCGCATCTCGGGTTTCGGCAGTGGGGTCACGAGGGCGCCGTCGGGGCCGGCCTTCACGCGCACCTCGGGCAGGTCGATGCTCAGGGCGCCCTCCTGCACGCGCAGGTCGCGGCTGGCGCGGGCCAGGCGGGCCAGGGTCACGAAGGGTTCCTGGCCGGCGTCCAGCGCGGCCTGCGCCTGCGTGTAGGTCAGGCGGGTGACGCGCACGGTCGTGAGCTGCACGTCCACGGCGTCGGCGTTGCCGTCCTCGTCGAGGTCCAGGCTGATGCTCAGGGCGGGCGTGGTGGGGTGCAGGCCCAGGCCGGTCTTCTCGACGAGGTCGTCGGGCAGCATGCCGATGGTCCGGTCCGGCAGGTACAGGGTCGCGCCGCGTGCGCGGGCCTCGAGGTCCAGTTCGCTGTCGGCGGGCACCAGGGCGGCCACGTCGGCCACGTGAATCCACAGGCGGGTCAGGCCGCCGTCCAGGGCTTCGATGCCCACGGCGTCGTCCGGGTCGCGGTTGCCCTCGTCGTCGATGGCGTAGGCGTCCAGGTGGGTCAGGTCCAGGCGGGGTTCGTCCGTGAAGTCCGGGACGTTCAGCGTGACGGGCTGCGTGGCGGCGCCCAGGCGGTCGGCGTAGGGGGTGCGGCCCTCGTCCCACAGGCCGGCGCGCAGCAGCAGGGCGTGCGCGGCTTCCGGCGTTTCCGTGAGGCCCAGGTCGCGCATGGCGCGGCTCTTGGCCTGCTTGCCGCGTGCCAGCAGTTCGATTTCCGTGCGCTGCGCGGGGCTGAGGTCGGGGGCGGTGGGAAGGCTCATGGCTCAGAGGATAGAGCAGCGGCGCCGGGCCGGGGGTGGCGACACCGGCACCCGGCCCCTGACAGATTGGGAATGCTGATTTTACATCCTGTGTCCGGCGTGGCCTTTATGGCACCGGTATGGCCGGTTTTCCGACCGCTCTCCAGAATTATCGAGCTGAATGCAAAATTAAGCTTGACAGATTGGTATATCCATGTTTCTATATGATCACAGGAGACGAACATGGATGAACAGCATGGGTCCGAAGATTTCCGTTCGCAGGTGCAGCGTCTGGTGGCCGAAGGCAAACTCACCGCCGGGGAGGCCGCCGGTCTCCTTGAGGACCACGCCCCCACCCCTCCCGATCTCGGCAAGTCCGCCCCCGCCACGCCGCCCGGCCCCACACCCCCGGGACGCTCCGGCCCCAGCCCCAGTCCGGACCCCGCCCGGGACCTGACCCTCAGGGTCAGCGGCTACAGCCTGACCGTCCTGCTCGACCCGGCCCTGGCCACCCCCACCCTCAGCGCCAGCGAGGAAGGACAACTGACGCTCAGCCACGCCCCCGACGGCTGGCACGTCACCCGCCGCCAGCCGACCGAGAAGGGCCTGAACTTCGGTTCGCTGCGCGCCATCCTGACCGTGCCGTTCACGCCCAACTTCGTGCACGCCAGCGTCGAGGGCGGCAACCTGACCCTCCCCGACCTGAGCGGCGACCTGAACGCCGAGGTCAGCGGCGGCAACCTGAAACTGCAGGATGCGCACGCCCTGCACGCCACCGTCAACGGCGGCAACCTGAACGGCGGCACCCTGAGTGGCCCCGCGTACGCCACCGTCAACGGCGGGAACCTCACCCTGGCCGGATCGGTCGCCCTGACCGCCGGCGTGAACGGCGGCAACCTCCGCTGGGCCGGCGTGCTCAGCAGCGGCGACCACCGCGTGGAAGTGAACGCCGGGAACGCCTCCCTGCACCTCGGCGCGGGCAGCAGCGTCACCCTGAACGCCGAACTGACCATGGGATCCTTCCGCGCGGACTTCCCCACGCAGCGCAGCGGGTCGTTCCTGACCACCCACCACAGCGGCCAGATCGGCAGCGGCGACGCGCACCTGCACTGCCGCGTGACCGCCGGGGGCCTGAAGGTCGTGAGCGCATGACCGCCCTGCCCACCCGCCCGGTCCTCACCGCGGCCCGCCCCGCCCGACATCCGAACCTGCTGGGCCGCCTGCACGCCCTGATCCGCGCCACCCTGACCCCGGACGCGCAGCTCACCCACGACCGTCAGCGGGCGCGCGCCGCGCTGCACGCCGAGGCCCACCGCGCCGCCCTGACCCACGTGCAACTGAGCGGCACCGGAGGCCGCCCATGAAAGACAAGATCCGCCGCATCCTGGACCTGATCCGCGCCGCGCGCCTCACCCTGGACGACGCCGCGCCCCTGCTGGCCGCGCTGCACACCCGCCTGGCCCTGCAGACCACCGACCGCGAACTGCTGGCCGCGCTGCTGAACCGCGAGGAACTGAGCACCGACCAGATCGCCGAACAGCTGATGCTGCTGCGGGGCGTGCCGGCCGTCCCGACCGCCCCGCAGGCGCCCCGCCCGCCCCGTCCACCCCAGGCGCCCGCAGCGCCCCGCCGCCCGCAGGTCGTGATCGGCGGTCAGCGCGTGCGTGGCCTGGAGGACCTCGTGGAACGCTTCGCGGACCGCTTCACCGGAGGAATTGACGAGATGGTAGACCGCATCACGCAGCAGGCCGTCCCGCACGACCCCGTCCCCCCCGAGCCCCACATGCCCCGCGCCTCGGCCCGCATCCTGCGCATCGAGATCGAGAGCAGCGACGGTGACGAGTACAGCGCGAACCTGCCCGTCAGTCTGGCCGCGCACCTGCCCAAACTGATCCCGCCGCACGGCGTCCGCGCCCTGGAAGCCGCCGGCCTGAGCATCGAGGCGCTGCAACTGATCATCGAGGCCGACCCGCCTCCCGGCCCGCTGATCGACTCCGAGGACAGCAGCGGCAACGAGATCCGCATCAGCCTGAAGTGAGACGGACTGCCGTCTGTTTCGTGAACAACCCGGAAAAACGCCGGGTTGTTCACTCCACGCCCGGAACCCGCCTTGCTCCCTCTCGCATCCGCTCGGCCTGAAGGGTCAGCAACAACCATTCAGGCGGAGTCAACATGACCCGCCCCTTACAGTGAGGATGTATGCGCCCCCTGCCCCTGCCGTTCCCCGATGAAACCGAAGCGCCCCTGGTCACGGAACTGCGGTTCCCGACGAGTGGCGTGACGGTGCGCGGCACCTTCGAACTGAACGAGTTCGCGGTCCTGACCCCCGACAACCTGGAATTCCTGCGCCTGTACATCCGCGTGCGCGGCAACCTCAAGGAGGTCGAGCGGGTCCTGGGCGTCAGTTACCCCACCGTCCGCGCCCGCTTCGACACGCTGCTGCGCGCCATCGGGTACGAACCGGAACTGGCCGACCCGCACGCCGAGGTCCTCAGCAGCCTCGAACGCGGCGAGATCACGCCCGAGGAAGCTGCCCGCAAACTCCGCCGCTGAACGGGCGCAGGAGGAAGGAGAGAGTGGATGATCACTGCCCGCCTCCCGCACCCTTCTTCAGAACACCTTGCTGCCCAGTTTCGCCTCGCGGGCGGGGGTCAGCGGGGTGGCGTCGCCGCTGGGCGCACCCGTGAACTGCACGCCGAGAATCAGGACGTCCGAGACGGTGTCTCCGACGGGCCGGGCCTCGAAGTTCAGGACGCCCAGGACCTGCATGCCGATCAGCTCCTCGGGCGGGTGCCCGGTGAAGCGGCCCACGCTGGTGCGCACGCCGTACCGGCCGAAATCCACGCTCAGGCGGTAGGCGGGTTTCGGGGTGCCGGGGGCGGGCTCGGCACTCAGGATCCGGCCCAGGCGGATGTCCAGGCGGTCGAGCGTGTCGGCGGGCATGACGGTGTCCTTGAGGGGGGTGGCCATGCGGTCAGCGTGGCACGCGCCGGGTCAGCGCAGGCGGTCCAGGTCTGGCCAGCCCAGGCGGAGTTCGCGCAGGTCACCGTCACGCTTCTCGCCGCACTCCGCGCCGCCCTGCCGGGCGTACCAGTGGCGGGTGGGGTTCACGTCCAGCACCCACAGCGCCATGCTGCGCTGGCCGCGTTCCCGCAGGGCCGCCGTGACGGCGTGCAGGAGTGCCCGGCCGGTGCCGTGCCCCTGCGCGGCCCGCAGGGCGTACAGCGTGAACAGTTCCGAGTCGAAGCCCGGATGGTCGCGCGATTCCCCGGCCGATGCGAAGGCCAGCACGGTGCCCTCTGCCTCGGCCACGCGCACCACGTCCTGCCCGGCCGTGATGTTCTGCGCCCAGAACGCCGCGCGCCGCGCCTGTGCCTCGGCGTCCGTCATGCGGTTCAGGAAGTCGGCGGGGATCAGGCCCGCGTACGTTTCACGCCAGCTCTGCACGTGAACGGCGGCGATGCCGGGGGCGTCGGCGGGCGTGGCGGCCCGGATGACGGGCCGGATGACGGGCCGGAGCGGTCGGGTCATGGTTCAGCATAGAAGAACGCCGCCCCGGAAGGCGGCGCAGGTGCGGCGTTCCGGCGACGCGCGTCAGTTGCCCTGTTCGATGTAGCGTTTCAGGGCGTCCAGGCGCACGATGATGGGCGTGCGGGCGCGGACGATCGCGCCGTCCTGTTTCAGTTTGCCCAGGCTGTGGCTGACCGTCTCGCGGGTCGCGCCGACCATGCGGGCAATGTCTTCCTGGTTCAGTTTCAGGTTCAGTTCCACGCCCTGACTGTGCGGCCGGCCGAACTCGCGGGCGAGGCGGTACAGCAGGCTCGCCACGCGCTCCGGGGCGCTGTACGCGCTGACGGTGGCGGTCCAGGCCTGCGCCTCGAACAGCCGGGCGGCCATCAGGCGGATCAGTTTCATGGCGAGGTCGGGTTTGCTGTTCAGCAGTTTCTGCAGTTCGCTGCGCGGCAGGACGATCAGGGTGGTGCGTTCCAGCGCCTCGGCCTGGGTGGGGCGGCGTTCCTCGGGCTGCAGCAGCAGTTCCCCGAAGGTGTCGTGCTGCCCGATGACGCCCAG
Encoded proteins:
- a CDS encoding RNB domain-containing ribonuclease, with amino-acid sequence MSLPTAPDLSPAQRTEIELLARGKQAKSRAMRDLGLTETPEAAHALLLRAGLWDEGRTPYADRLGAATQPVTLNVPDFTDEPRLDLTHLDAYAIDDEGNRDPDDAVGIEALDGGLTRLWIHVADVAALVPADSELDLEARARGATLYLPDRTIGMLPDDLVEKTGLGLHPTTPALSISLDLDEDGNADAVDVQLTTVRVTRLTYTQAQAALDAGQEPFVTLARLARASRDLRVQEGALSIDLPEVRVKAGPDGALVTPLPKPEMRAVVQECMTLAGWGAAIYADDHAIPLPFATQDPPQREVRGSGLSAEWARRRTLSRTRFQPAPGPHAGMGLDLYTQATSPMRRYLDLVVHQQLRAHLAGRDPLGGKEVAARVAQAGLNADGTRQAERLSRRHHTLRFIAAQPERVWNAVVVDRRGPQATLLIPDLAFDLTTSTPAPLNTELQVQLTDVNLSTLGVRARLV
- a CDS encoding DMT family transporter, producing MTPLPARSAPAPVNVRTGLLLGVTSALTFSTLGVWGKLAAQTGLESFNALAWRFGLVALLLLPVTSRGLRRADRLRMLGVGTLYTAATICYFGALGRVTAGATGLLLYLAPAFVILLAWLSGRAPRAAQLGAVTLGSAGLALVIGLPGPADRDPAGLLLGAGAGVLYAAYLLASERWLAGVPALAATAHMALVAALVFTGLAASGGTLGVPDTGAQWGVIAAMALLPTLVAVPALYGAVRHLGAARTSLLGTLEPLFTLILAGAVLGEQPGPGVVLGGALILAGALLAQWPARPAA
- the priA gene encoding replication restart helicase PriA — its product is MTPPASPSPSPWQVAVNLPVPPYDFGAPHGFTGPVPLGCRVLVPWRGELVVGLVVGEGDPRAAHRLREAAHLLDDPARPWVPPATVTGVQGWAHDARIPAGLIWGDLLGVGWTAAYTHMVRAVPGSDLSAFARRVPTDRWTDAGAFAPALLDAIREQGLLEERFTPQPRLISVVEARAPEHVPPASRTATVLRAVRPAPTQIPTLTPRQAQAAAWLAQHGPCDTLSAWARGAGVSAGVVTAALNAGAAEYTSTERPPPPAWEWLRDHGPADSYAAWAAGASAAGIPLSGTQAGTLALRGWADTVQVPAPPPALPEPAAAAPDPDRPDRLPEAPVWRLHGGRPATRAATLAPRIGRLLRQGRGVLVLAPDAATLRRSWEHLSGLARTCGTHAAQISGQLSEAQREHTWQLVQGGHARLVIGSGHALTAPLHDPALIVVLEEASDAHKLLSGSRAFLPDVAARLATAHDAALALVGAAPAAESVPHPGAVLPPPRARVHVVDYANPPEQPQIGPLSGTHLAPADMGYPISHDLARVLRQVQERGRQAALLAPRRGYSALLRCPTCEHTPQCRHCDVPLRFHQDTRQLTCHQCGYHQPVPDRCDECGDRMWKARGPGTEWITQEVRKLLPGFPVYRLDRDHQDDLTPLMRGESGVIVGTQLLLSHEAPPDLALIGVTLADTWLNVSDFRASERYHRLLRQLAEWHPTRAPMTVVQTFQADHPALKVMVDGRDTLAYPAAEERARAALNYPPHARLAQIEISARDQHRAQAAAQDLADALHGAGATAHEVLGPAPSPVARVRGVYPYHLFLRARNDTRLGELLRILDTRTWKAKIRVDVNPRGGL
- a CDS encoding tRNA-binding protein is translated as MATPLKDTVMPADTLDRLDIRLGRILSAEPAPGTPKPAYRLSVDFGRYGVRTSVGRFTGHPPEELIGMQVLGVLNFEARPVGDTVSDVLILGVQFTGAPSGDATPLTPAREAKLGSKVF
- a CDS encoding GNAT family N-acetyltransferase, with amino-acid sequence MTRPLRPVIRPVIRAATPADAPGIAAVHVQSWRETYAGLIPADFLNRMTDAEAQARRAAFWAQNITAGQDVVRVAEAEGTVLAFASAGESRDHPGFDSELFTLYALRAAQGHGTGRALLHAVTAALRERGQRSMALWVLDVNPTRHWYARQGGAECGEKRDGDLRELRLGWPDLDRLR
- a CDS encoding DUF2089 domain-containing protein — protein: MRPLPLPFPDETEAPLVTELRFPTSGVTVRGTFELNEFAVLTPDNLEFLRLYIRVRGNLKEVERVLGVSYPTVRARFDTLLRAIGYEPELADPHAEVLSSLERGEITPEEAARKLRR
- a CDS encoding Crp/Fnr family transcriptional regulator — encoded protein: MNYPSLVWHLKRTELFADLELAELERVAATTPYRSYQPGEVIYRMDDPADALYFVRSGLVKISKLFPNGKEAILGVIGQHDTFGELLLQPEERRPTQAEALERTTLIVLPRSELQKLLNSKPDLAMKLIRLMAARLFEAQAWTATVSAYSAPERVASLLYRLAREFGRPHSQGVELNLKLNQEDIARMVGATRETVSHSLGKLKQDGAIVRARTPIIVRLDALKRYIEQGN